Proteins encoded in a region of the Euleptes europaea isolate rEulEur1 chromosome 3, rEulEur1.hap1, whole genome shotgun sequence genome:
- the UTP11 gene encoding probable U3 small nucleolar RNA-associated protein 11 yields the protein MAAAFKKAAKAGQRQHRERAQLGSRKHLGILEKKKDYKLRADDYHKKQNVLQALRKKAQEKNPDEFYFRMTRVQLEDGVHVIKQQEEERTLEQQKLMKTQDLKYIEMKRVAEAKKIESLKSELHLLEAEGKQPNKHTFFFDSKKEVQRFDPAAHLNTVPELMGRAYNRPTLETLQKKSIQGTTQPDQLQKLAEQRKHRYNLLMQRIERERKMFIVAQKLQTRKDLLDKTQKVKMKKETANQAAVYKFQFRRKR from the exons ATGGCTGCGGCTTTCAAGAAAGCGGCCAAGGCGGGCCAGCGCCAGCACCGGGAGCGAGCCCAG cttGGCTCCCGGAAGCATCTGGGGATTCTTGAAAAGAAGAAAGATTACAAGCTCCGAGCTGA TGACTACCACAAGAAGCAGAATGTCCTCCAGGCGCTTCGCAAAAAGGCGCAGGAGAAGAACCCAGATGAGTTCTATTTCAGAATGACCCGTGTACAGCTTGAG GATGGAGTTCACGTGATTAAGCAGCAGGAAGAAGAAAGGACGCTGGAACAGCAGAAGCTGATGAAGACACAGGACTTGAAATACATTGAAATGAAGCGAGTAGCTGAAGCCAAG aaaaTAGAAAGTCTGAAATCAGAGCTCCACCTTCTGGAAGCTGAGGGAAAGCAGCCCAACAAGCACACTTTCTTTTTTGATTCAAAGAAAGAAG TGCAAAGGTTTGACCCTGCCGCCCATCTGAACACAGTCCCAGAGCTGATGGGAAGAGCGTACAACCGACCGACTCTTGAAACACTGCAGAAGAAAAGCATCCAGGGGACCACTCAGCCTGACCAATTACAG AAATTGGCCGAACAGCGGAAGCACCGGTATAACTTGCTGATGCAGCGCATAGAGAGGGAGCGGAAGATGTTCATTGTTGCCCAGAAGCTCCAGACGCGGAAAGACCTCTTG GACAAAACTCAGAAAGTGAAGATGAAGAAAGAAACAGCAAACCAAGCTGCAGTTTACAAATTCCAGTTCAGACGGAAACGCTGA